A DNA window from Rhizobium jaguaris contains the following coding sequences:
- a CDS encoding glycosyltransferase family 4 protein has protein sequence MLQRLSDIDHRAWAEAATPVATQERLLIVSDAWHPQVNGVVRSIENTNRELARIGVDVVMITPEGFRSVPCPTYPEIRLSIASYRKVAAKIEAARPTYVHIATEGPLGLTARSWCLKNDMPFSTSYHTRFPEYVAARLPIPQSWLYAFVRWFHNAGSGCMVATPSLANELKQKGIHNLLPWSRGIDSTLFHPQPLEDKPFGLPRPIFMTVGRVALEKNLPAFLDLDLPGSKVVVGDGPARAELQKLYPNVHFLGSKFGEALAHAYSQADVFVFPSKTDTFGNAILEALASGVPVAAYPVTGPADILGGNDAAGVVDEDLAKACHAALSSSREAARALALNYSWEAATTQFIGNVRVANHRGRMLARNH, from the coding sequence ATGTTGCAACGCTTGTCGGACATCGATCACAGAGCATGGGCTGAGGCGGCAACGCCGGTCGCGACGCAGGAACGCCTGCTCATCGTCAGCGATGCATGGCATCCGCAGGTGAATGGCGTCGTTCGCTCCATCGAAAATACCAACCGCGAACTGGCGCGCATCGGTGTCGATGTCGTCATGATCACACCGGAAGGTTTTCGCAGCGTCCCCTGCCCGACCTACCCGGAAATCCGCCTGTCGATCGCAAGCTACCGCAAAGTCGCCGCCAAGATCGAAGCGGCACGACCGACCTATGTGCATATCGCCACAGAAGGACCGCTCGGATTGACGGCCCGGAGCTGGTGCCTGAAAAACGACATGCCGTTTTCGACCAGCTATCACACCCGCTTTCCCGAATATGTCGCGGCCCGGCTGCCGATCCCGCAAAGCTGGCTCTACGCCTTTGTCCGATGGTTTCACAATGCCGGTTCCGGCTGCATGGTGGCGACGCCGAGCCTTGCCAATGAGCTCAAGCAGAAGGGCATCCACAATCTGCTGCCCTGGAGCCGCGGTATCGACTCCACGCTTTTTCACCCACAGCCGCTTGAAGACAAGCCCTTCGGCCTGCCTCGCCCGATATTCATGACCGTCGGCCGCGTGGCGCTCGAAAAGAACCTGCCGGCCTTTCTCGATCTGGATCTGCCCGGCTCCAAGGTTGTCGTCGGCGACGGACCGGCACGCGCTGAGTTGCAGAAACTTTATCCGAACGTGCACTTCCTCGGCTCGAAGTTTGGTGAAGCACTGGCGCATGCCTATTCGCAAGCCGACGTTTTCGTCTTCCCATCAAAGACCGATACATTCGGCAATGCCATTCTGGAGGCATTGGCGAGCGGCGTTCCTGTCGCTGCCTATCCCGTCACCGGCCCCGCCGATATCCTTGGCGGCAACGATGCGGCAGGCGTCGTCGACGAAGACCTGGCCAAAGCCTGCCATGCAGCACTCTCCTCCTCCCGCGAAGCTGCTCGCGCTCTCGCGCTCAACTATTCCTGGGAAGCCGCCACGACGCAATTCATCGGCAACGTCCGCGTCGCCAATCATCGCGGCCGGATGCTGGCACGAAACCACTGA
- a CDS encoding MarR family winged helix-turn-helix transcriptional regulator → MTNDPLKLDTFICFALYSANHAMNRLYKPMLDELNLTYPQYLVMVTLWEEDGQTVGSIGEKLFLESSTLTPLLKRLEAAGFIRRTRSKEDERQVLIRLTSEGVALKKKAADIPACILDASDTTAAELTRLKAEIITLREALTKNAA, encoded by the coding sequence ATGACAAACGATCCATTGAAACTGGACACTTTCATATGCTTCGCCCTCTATTCGGCGAACCATGCGATGAACCGGCTATACAAGCCCATGCTCGATGAGTTGAACCTCACCTATCCGCAATATCTCGTCATGGTGACATTGTGGGAGGAAGACGGCCAGACCGTCGGCAGCATCGGTGAAAAGCTCTTCCTGGAGTCGAGCACGCTGACGCCGCTGTTGAAGCGCCTGGAAGCCGCCGGCTTTATTCGACGAACCCGCAGCAAGGAGGATGAGCGCCAGGTGCTGATCCGCCTGACAAGCGAAGGTGTGGCCTTGAAAAAGAAAGCCGCGGACATTCCCGCTTGCATCCTCGATGCATCGGACACCACGGCGGCCGAACTGACACGATTGAAGGCAGAGATCATTACGCTGCGCGAAGCGCTTACCAAGAACGCCGCCTGA
- the der gene encoding ribosome biogenesis GTPase Der gives MSFTVAIVGRPNVGKSTLFNRLVGKKLALVDDTPGVTRDRRPGDARLVDLRFRIVDTAGLEEADEETLEGRMRAQTEAAIDEADLTLFVVDAKMGLTHVDKALAEMLRKRGRPVVLVANKSEARGSDSGFYDAFTLGLGEPCPISAEHGQGMMDLRDAIVEALGHERAFPPKDDEAETNVSIRRPAVGEDGEEIDEEPVYDETRPLRVAIVGRPNAGKSTLINRFLGEDRLLTGPEAGITRDSISVDWTWRGRTIKMFDTAGMRRKAKVIEKLEKLSVADALRAIRFAETVVIVFDATIPFEKQDLQIVDLVIREGRAAVLAFNKWDMIEDRQAVLADLREKTDRLLPQARGIRAVPISGQTGEGLDRLMQAIVDTDRVWNKRVSTAKLNRWLETQQVQHPPPAVSGRRIKLKYMTQVKARPPAFMISCTRSDALPESYVRYLINGLREDFAMPGVPIRIHFRSSENPYETKKKR, from the coding sequence ATGAGTTTCACGGTTGCGATCGTCGGTCGCCCGAATGTCGGTAAGTCCACTCTTTTCAACCGTTTGGTTGGCAAGAAGCTTGCGCTTGTCGACGATACGCCGGGTGTGACGCGCGACCGCCGGCCTGGCGACGCACGACTGGTCGATCTTCGGTTTCGTATTGTCGATACCGCCGGTCTCGAAGAGGCCGATGAGGAGACGTTGGAAGGCCGTATGCGTGCCCAGACGGAAGCGGCGATCGACGAGGCCGATCTGACGCTCTTCGTCGTCGACGCCAAGATGGGCCTTACGCATGTCGACAAGGCGTTGGCCGAAATGCTGCGCAAGCGCGGCCGTCCGGTGGTGCTCGTCGCCAATAAGTCGGAAGCGCGCGGTTCCGACAGCGGCTTCTATGACGCCTTCACGCTCGGCCTTGGCGAGCCTTGCCCGATCTCTGCCGAACATGGCCAGGGCATGATGGATCTGCGCGATGCGATCGTCGAGGCGCTCGGGCATGAGCGCGCCTTTCCGCCCAAGGATGACGAGGCGGAGACGAATGTCAGCATTCGACGCCCTGCGGTCGGCGAGGACGGTGAAGAAATCGACGAGGAGCCGGTCTATGACGAGACGAGGCCGCTGCGCGTCGCCATCGTCGGTCGTCCGAACGCCGGCAAGTCGACGCTGATCAATCGCTTCCTTGGCGAGGACCGGCTGCTGACCGGCCCGGAAGCAGGAATTACCCGCGACTCGATCTCGGTCGACTGGACCTGGCGCGGTCGCACCATCAAAATGTTCGATACCGCCGGCATGCGCCGCAAGGCCAAGGTCATCGAAAAGCTCGAAAAGCTTTCCGTCGCCGATGCGCTACGAGCCATTCGTTTTGCCGAGACCGTGGTCATCGTCTTCGACGCCACCATTCCCTTTGAGAAGCAGGATCTGCAGATCGTCGATCTCGTCATCCGCGAGGGCCGCGCCGCCGTGCTTGCCTTCAACAAGTGGGACATGATCGAGGATCGCCAGGCCGTGCTTGCCGATCTGCGCGAAAAGACCGACCGGCTGCTGCCGCAGGCGCGCGGCATCCGCGCCGTGCCGATTTCCGGCCAGACGGGCGAGGGGTTGGACCGGCTGATGCAGGCGATCGTCGACACCGATAGGGTCTGGAACAAGCGCGTGTCCACTGCAAAGCTCAATCGCTGGCTGGAGACGCAGCAGGTTCAGCATCCGCCACCGGCGGTTTCCGGCCGGCGCATCAAGCTGAAATACATGACACAGGTGAAAGCACGCCCGCCGGCTTTCATGATTTCCTGTACGCGCTCGGACGCGCTGCCGGAATCTTATGTGCGCTATCTCATCAACGGCCTGCGTGAAGATTTCGCCATGCCAGGCGTGCCGATCCGCATTCATTTCCGCTCGTCGGAAAATCCTTACGAGACCAAAAAGAAGCGGTGA